Proteins from a genomic interval of Vanessa atalanta chromosome 28, ilVanAtal1.2, whole genome shotgun sequence:
- the LOC125074856 gene encoding uncharacterized protein LOC125074856: MRSLSRAILSSLSLEAAPGETARRVGAPPAARPATHAPAAGGAAAVTRSDAVAGTLVATRRPPGEDLFVTVTSRAAEGGLRIAPAIGLPAFLVRYHITKRRVASERTDGRSA; the protein is encoded by the exons ATGCGATCACTGTCTCGCGCGATTCTCTCGTCGCTGTCACTGGAAGCGGCACCTGGAGAGACAGCACGCCGTGTCGGTGCCCCCCCAGCGGCCCGGCCGGCGACCCACGCGCCTGCTGCTGGGGGAGCAGCCGCAGTGACGCGCAGCGACGCAGTCGCGGGGACACTCGTGGCGACTCGCAGGCCGCCGGGAGAGGATCTCTTCGTGACG GTCACATCACGAGCGGCTGAGGGTGGATTGCGGATTGCTCCGGCGATCGGTCTACCAGCTTTTCTTGTACGATATCACATCACGAAGCGACGAGTAGCGAGCGAACGAACGGACGGACGGAGCGCATAG
- the LOC125074522 gene encoding zinc finger protein 691-like: MSNLYSDKTNKKKNGNAMTNIIRAKKYACASCAARFHTTSNLRSHERRAHRPPDQRYACARCERRFHDRTKLRRHLDAHDHVKRFKCDHCLARFSRRCHWKRHLERQHAVSVPPQRPGRRPTRLLLGEQPQ; this comes from the exons ATGTCCAATCTCTATTcggataaaacaaataaaaagaagaATGGAAACGCAATGACGAATATCATAA GAGCGAAGAAGTACGCGTGCGCCTCGTGCGCGGCGCGCTTCCACACGACGTCCAACCTGCGCTCGCACGAGCGCCGCGCGCACCGCCCGCCCGACCAGCGCTACGCGTGCGCGCGCTGCGAGCGGCGCTTCCACGACCGCACCAAGCTGCGCCGGCACCTCGACGCGCACGACCACGTCAAACG GTTTAAATGCGATCACTGTCTCGCGCGATTCTCTCGTCGCTGTCACTGGAAGCGGCACCTGGAGAGACAGCACGCCGTGTCGGTGCCCCCCCAGCGGCCCGGCCGGCGACCCACGCGCCTGCTGCTGGGGGAGCAGCCGCAGTGA
- the LOC125074574 gene encoding uncharacterized protein LOC125074574, which produces MRSLSRAILSSLSLEAAPGETARRVGAPPAARPATHAPAAGGAAAVTRSDAVAGTLVATRRPPGEDLFVTVTSRAAEGGLRIAPAIGLPAFLVRYQITKRRVASERTDGAHSFA; this is translated from the exons ATGCGATCACTGTCTCGCGCGATTCTCTCGTCGCTGTCACTGGAAGCGGCACCTGGAGAGACAGCACGCCGTGTCGGTGCCCCCCCAGCGGCCCGGCCGGCGACCCACGCGCCTGCTGCTGGGGGAGCAGCCGCAGTGACGCGCAGCGACGCAGTCGCGGGGACACTCGTGGCGACTCGCAGGCCGCCGGGAGAGGATCTCTTCGTGACG GTCACATCACGAGCGGCTGAGGGTGGATTGCGGATTGCTCCGGCGATCGGTCTACCAGCTTTTCTTGTACGATATCAGATCACGAAGCGACGAGTAGCGAGCGAACGAACGGACGGAGCGCATAGCTTTGCATAA